The Caenorhabditis elegans chromosome I genome includes the window GCCGATTCCCCGATACACGTCGAATGCTCCAGGCTATTTATTACTTCCACAGGCTCCACTCGCCGAGCCAGAGATTTACGCGTAAACTTCTGCCAATGCAATTTCTCATTATCACCGATCTTCTTCTCTGCGATGATTTCCAATCGATCTCGCTGCGAACACTGAcagtcaattattttttcaatctaCCACCTCTTCTATTTTATACAACGAACTACTCCACTAGCTgctagaaatttgaatcttGTGCATATCCACTCGGTTTGCCGCCTTTTCTCTTTCCTGTTAATCCGAACttgtttcatttcttttctgtTTCGTTTGTATCTTCGTATCCTTCTGCTCTTTCCTGCCTTATGTCCCTGTCTGTCATCATAATCTTGAATATGTTTGCTTGAATCAAACTATTTACCATCATTCTTCCTAATtatgtgaaattttgtgaatatcTACCGGTGCTCCTCGCAGttccttttcttcttcttctctttgtTTTATACAgctaataaatatttttaaattgggtgcagaaacttttatttcgttaaaaatctccttaaaaataaagtaacacaattttgaagttagtCGAACAAAACAAACAAAGCTACTCGAGTTTGGCaaacagtgaaaataaaaGATCGAAATTTGAACATTGGCATTTTTCTAtccattttcatttcaatctACAAATTAATAATAATGAGCCAAAATATTCCTGAAACTGTGGAAAAAACTGACACCGATTTGCTGATTATGGCCTTGCTGCTTATTGTTTTTCCGGTGAGTAGTTCAATAAATAGAtaacgaaacatttttaaagatacGCTTCTGGGTCTCGTCAAGACTTAAAGATAATATATAGTATactaaatccgaaaaaatgtgTCGGTTCAACGAGCTTGTGTGCtctagtttttagtttttcatagTTAACaacccgattttttttgaaacatcaatTGGTCCAATTGTAAATATTCCAGCCAAAAACTTTAAgttaaaactttaattatttatCCCTAGACTTCCAAACACATTTCccgattttcaacatttcagcCACTTGGAGTTCTTCTAAAAAGCAATGGATTCACCCCTCCAGTCTTCATCTCATTTTTCCTCTACTTTCTATTCATACTTCCTTCCTATATTTTCTCAGTTTGGTATTGTTTTGTTCAACAACGAAAGGACAGTATACTCCCGCTTAGTTCCAATGATTTTCACAATAATTTAGCATTAAACAGTATTTCTGCAAGTGTCTCTCATAAGGATATCCAAGTTTATTGATGTTTTGAATAATAAGttatttcatgaaattttatttacttCATTGAAAATCTGACGTTCAGTGTTGATCGATTAATAGCTCATTTCTGGAACTCACACAATGAGTTTCACCCGACCGTAAATCTCATTAGTGATGAATGTAGTGTACTTTTCATCTTTCAACTTCTGAACACCATCTTTCCcatctttcaaaaatgacaatgTGAGTTCAATTGCAGATTGCATACAGAGATATGGCTCAGTAGGtccctgaaaataaaatacgcTATTtaataatcgaaaaatcaagagATTTATCtcttaactttaaaaaaattatttgtaatcAAATTTAAATCACACTGGCTACACCTCCAATCCTCTCGCGGATTGGTGGGTTCTCGTCTAATTGAGTGGTCACATGAAATTTATGTCAGTTTTGagtcgaaaaaattttactctctaatttctaactttttgaTATGTATTTTAGTCTATAACttctcaaataaaaatcaattacatGAACTCCGAACTGCTTGGCGAGccaatttggaaaaacaaatGGGAAATCGGTAAAACTCTGATGAACAGCTCCACTTAAAGTCAAGAGAATGTTTCCTTCGTTATTTGGAAGAATTTTCCTCATAACTTCCAAATTCTCATTCCACTGCCAATCTCCAACATTTAGGAACATTATCGGCTGTTTTGCCTGCTCCTGTTGATTTTGA containing:
- the W03G9.10 gene encoding YqaE/Pmp3 family membrane protein (Confirmed by transcript evidence), translated to MSQNIPETVEKTDTDLLIMALLLIVFPPLGVLLKSNGFTPPVFISFFLYFLFILPSYIFSVWYCFVQQRKDSILPLSSNDFHNNLALNSISASVSHKDIQVY